Genomic window (Amaranthus tricolor cultivar Red isolate AtriRed21 chromosome 7, ASM2621246v1, whole genome shotgun sequence):
ttagtatctaaTATCTATGATGATTTGAAAACTTacctttaatacttaaaatcataattaatgtaataaaatctttttaaatgTCACATAATTACATTTTAGCATGTAAAAATGCTTTATTTTGCAAAAATCTATTAGAGTGCCATTTACaactttcaattttttaataatattgtatgatatgatgatatgattttattgttgttttatttgtaaaaaTGTCACACAACTAAGGGTGAAGATGTGTTGCTTTAGGAAAAGAGTATTCTGtcacaattatttttttgttattttatttgcaAATTTGTAATctagttttatttattatttgtcaagttttattttattgtaatcGTGCATCTTTAAAtctattattagaaattgttAGTGTCTTGATTTAAAGACTTAACAAACTATTTATTTGTCCCGATAAATTTGTGAAATTCTTATTTTGAGTTGTTTGTTTAGGATGTACTATGGAAGTTGTTGTTTATGTCCTTTGGTGTAACAAATACATTGTGTAATGTATTGAGAAATTGGACTAAGTCGTAACTATCAAAATAGAGTTAAATATATGgatcaaattaaaatagtatgattcattttcatattaaaaaataagacatAATGAGTAGAttgatataaaattaaaaataaggcAATAGAAAAATCACaaatcaaaatagaaaataagcCAAACATTTAATAGGAATAGAGAAATTATAATACTATTCCTTCcctcaaaatttttaatatctatattattatgaatttgtaTTATCAAATGTACACACttaattaagtattaaatatCTAATCAATAAAGTGCATTGACTTTTTTGTAAGTTCGTTAAAAATACTACTCTATACTCTCCTATATAATACAAAAGTTACCATATATAAACTAGTCATTTTAATTGAAAGACAATCTCTAACAAAAGTAGCACTATGGAATATCAAACTTATTGTTCGAGAGAAAAGGAAAACTAGACAATGGTTAGATTAAAGatttcactaattcttaaataagacgttttcacggtgagaccatctttgttttaaaatgattacttataacattaaagtgatcacttataattttaatatatttactttttacagTCTTAAAATGATTGcctataaccttaaaacgattacttatgatcataaaataataaattaaagaaataagctaATATATGGATCTGTGTCactatgagatggtctcatacaagacgagctatAAAGATTTTTTTAGAAAGTAAGTAATTGTTGTTCAAGTAACACAAAACCCGAATCTAAAATAAGCCAAAATTGCATAGCCAATAAATTATTACCCAAAACAAACGTAAAAGAATCGGCTTTATTAGTCCATGCCCAAAAATCTTTCACCTTCCAAATATAGACCTTATATTTTGCTTTATTAATGTTAGGTTGTCCGAAAATCCTTAATGAATTTGAAGAATCGCCATCATGATGAAGATTTGATGAAATGATCAAGCCTTTTCTTGTATTTGTGCTTCATATAATCACATTTTGGTATGTGCTATTTTCCTTgtaattttattgttttgaataatAGATTTGTGATTTTTCCAATTAAATTTTGATAGAAGACCTCATATGGAATTTAGAATTGCAtgatgtgaattttttttttttaatttgttagtaTATTTGGTGGCTGTAAACTTTTGAGATTTAGAATTTAATTTAACATCGTTGTTGTCGTATTAAAtacatttccatcacaatatttggaataatatttcTAGATGTCACATTATtccattgaaattgaaatttatctaTTGGATGATTGAGGTTTAatcatatttttgtttttccatGGATTTTTGTTGGATgggttgattttgtttttttggacTCTTTGATAAGGATAAAATTGATCATACTTATATTAACAAATACAATCAATAATATGTCATTATTAAGATGTGATAATGGCATTATTTAATTTGatgtaataatttaataattttttaaattgggtAAGTCTAAAGAAATTCTCCACGCAAGGAGAAAAGGAAATTCATCCGTTATGTAAGTGGAGAAAATCAAACCATCTTAAGTAATGGCGGATCAAAAAAATGATTTTAgtgatttaaaataaaaaattacaatcactATTGAATTTTTTAGGGCAATACACGCTTCATATGTTTTGAACTTTCTAAACAATACACTAACAAACTCATTCATGGTATATTTACATGTACTACTTGATTGACCTTAATAACTACATACTTGATTCACCCATGATATCAGGTATACACGAAAAGAAATGTGCTTAACAATCAGGCTAACTCATAATTCTCGATTTGATgcagaattatttaaaataatcgaAATAAAAGCGAAATGTCATCATCATTAAACTCACCATGTGCGGCATGCAAACTTCAAAGGAGGAAATGCACGCAAGAATGCATATTTGCACCATATTTTCCTCCCGATGAGCCCCAAAAATTTGCGACTGTGCACAAGGTATATGGAGCCAGCAACATTGCGAAGCTTTTGAGCGAGCTGAACGTAGGGGTTAGGGAGGATGCCGTGATTTCGTTAGCGTATGAGGCGGAGGCGAGGCTGCAAGATCCGGTGTATGGTTGTGTGGGTCACATTCAGCTTCTACAGCAACGGCTTAAGCAAATTCAAACTCATGTTATAGCTGCTAAGAAAGAATTGGCTACTTATGTTGGGCCGTGTATGATGATGCATCACCAGTATAATATGGGCCCAGTTATGGGTATACCTACTGGGATTGTTACAGGCCCATGCCCATCTCAAGGGGGTGCTGTTGGGCCAGAATTGTTTGAGGCCCAACTTCAATTCAGTGAGGAAAGTCTTGGTGACGGGGGCGGGGGTGGGGGTGGGGGCTGTGGTGGAGGAGatggaagagaaagagaaggtgAGGGGGGAGATGGAGGAGGAGTATTTAATCAAGTGGGGTCCACTTCACCATTGACTCTTGGGTTTAATCAGATTCAAGCAGATCAACAACCACTACATGAATCATTAGGACAACTTAATTTGGTTTTAGAGCAAGGTGCTAATCAAACAAAATAGAATGGCATACTACTTGCATGATATTATAATCAATTTGTTTATCTGGTTAATGATAGATAGTTGCATTTTTATTCATAGATTAAGACTATCATTTTGGGCTTTTAATATAACAATAATCtttcaattttcaacattatattAAGTTCTTATTCTCCAATTATATTTGACTTCAATTCAATTCATCAATTCAGCATGTTACTTTAGGTTTTATCTATTActcgtttttttttatatcaggGTAAGGAGAGTGAAGAACTTATGGCTTGTTTGATGAGTGGTATCAAATGGTGGAAATAgaaatgaaaactagtgtaattttggttgacaAATCTCTTAGCTACCTTGATGGCTATACttatccaacttcaatcatctgattttctttataaaattcattccaatgcattatcatcGGGAAAGGTGATATTATGTGGTAACggaaaattgtaaacaaaaaagcatttttttgtgatcaaagtttcatcaccatgaaaatgatatgaaacatttgatgaaattttacactataaatcattcctatTAAAATATACATTTTATAACTCCAgccattttattattaaactatcTTAATCCAactcaaatttcaaaaaaaaaaaaaatcgtaaTCCAACTCATGTCTGATTCTCATTTCTCATGAAGTATAATATATCATGATCATTACTGAACTAGTTAGTAGTTATTTTCAAACACAAGTAGATACTTCTATCGAAAAATTGTTTCagaaattcttgtatgagacagtctcaccgtGAAACGTATTCCACACTTgaattaaatagcccaataaaaGTTGTTTCAAAAATTCTTGTTTGAGGTGATATCACCCtgagacggtcttatacaaGACGGACTGACATTGTTTGTACTTCTATATTGGAAACTAATTGGCCCAATCAACAAACACCTTGTCCTTTTTCCTTCTATGGATCTGCCCAACCACATGGGCCTACTCACCAAGCCCACGTTAACCATCAACGATCAAATGCAAATTTCACTTGTCaacttttgaaataaaaaagtttttttaataaaaaaattaagtttttttattaaaataattttcgaAATAAGCGAATATGTATTCAAACCTAAGATCAAGACCTATTCAGTGACTAGAAAcgaacaacaaaataatatgttaaaagtaaaaaaaataaatgttcgCTAATATTATTAGCAATagcaaacaaaaagaaaagagtctaaaaacaatattaaaaatcCTTGGGTAAACGTATTAAGGATTCCAATTGGACATATATGAATATTTTCGATATTTTGGAAATATTGAATTATGATATCAAGTGGCGTATTAAATATAGAGAGTCTAATACAAGTAGTTCGGCCTTGAGCTTAGCCTGCTTATATCACCGTCGGTAAGCATTGGTGATGTATGCAAGTATTCAAATCATACATCATACATTATATTTCAATGAAAAAGCTTTGATAATTTTAAGTATCGCAACTAAAAAGGATTTGTTAATTGGAATTTATTTATTGgctaaataaaaatgatttgatATTTGATCTTGACTAATATCTTTACTGCTTCTATTAAAGTATTTTTGACTATTATTTATGTATagttaaattaagtaaattagAATAAGTACTGCCTAATACTTTTATATAGTTGAATTTCCAAAATTATAgagttaatttatatatataactatcaataataaatgtTTCTAGTGTATAAAAtctattgctttatttttttaatatcatatatttttacacaaattcttgtggagacagtctctttgaaagaccatctctaattgggccgacccattatatattttttgaaaatattgtaagtaggcattaaaaataatgtaaattgacatttaaaatattataagtaggcattaaggataatgtaagtaggcattaagaatacggtaagtagacattaatctttattaACTTGGGCTTGAGATaaatctctcaaaaagacggtctttcaagagactagctaatatttatatatatatatcgatacTAAAAAGAACCATAAATTACACCATTTCTATACTAGTTAgatataatatgtttgtttagtcatttaaaGTGAATGCTATTCACATAATAAATATCTTACAGAATTGTGGCATTGACAACACGTATATTCATTGTTGTTGGTAtaaaattgtgattttttttggttgtaTGGCTGTTAATGCAGGTTATAGGATATGCTATTTGGACACTAAATGCCGTATGCCTCTTCTTCTTCTGTTGTCGATTAGTAGATTCAGGTATTTATAATCTTTGGTCCCTACACAACACagctttaaatatttttaccTGTATTTATGAGTCTCTGTAGCCTACAACTGCTGATATCTCATTGGTAGTTTAATATGTGCCTCAAAAACTTACTCTCCGGTCTTTTTGAAATATTATCATTTCATTCAAAAACTCTTATATACTTAAATCAAATGGTTATGATATTATTTCAGATGGACAAAGGAAATATTGCTCAAAGATAACTATCGATATGTTGTATTCTATTTCTATTCATTTCTAGACTCTGAATCGTGTTGTAAATCATTGATAGTTATCGTGTTGTAAATCATTGATAGTTATCTTCCATAATTATTGTTTGTGCCTTTATAACTGTAcgctatttatatttttctagtTTTAGATTCCTAGGTGAGAGTTGAGAGGGTCACCATACGGTACAAGACTATAAGCACACTCTGGGCGTTGATTGGCTAATAATGTCGCTTGATCGACGTGTTACGTACCATGTGGTCAGGGTCGACCCTAGGCAAGGGCAGGAAGGGCTTGTGCCTGAAGGCTAGGAAAAATAgacaaaatttgtcttcatatGCATCGCACTTGAAACTTTATGTAATTAAATTGAACACTTAACCACCAAATCAAAGTTCTATTAATAATAACTGTTACTTTGTTTactaattattgaattataaatGTGTAGCTATCAAACAAAAAGCGGATAATATAGAGCTCAATTATTGAACTTAATTAGTAATTAATACTTCTTAttttttgttgctttttttCCGTGACTAAtcctataattttattttattttattttatttttgtaatgcatttaatttgtttttatttgagcAATTTCATGTGTGTTGGATTTGAGCAAGTACTAAATTTGTgaatgttgaatttttttttatttattttatatgataaatagAGCTCTTTATGGATTTTTATGTAGCCTTTTAAGAGTTGTAATACctcaataagaaaaattagattGATAGTGAGTTTTATAATACATGAATTAAAATgctcaaaaattttaaaatgttcaattatttttaaagtcttattaattttacaatttatgaattttggggcaaaaaattaagaaattagacttcattttattttattccatTACCATAATGCAATTAGCTAGCACCCATCTAGGCCCAACGTCAATAGATTACACGGGCGGGATTAGTACTAAATTAACTCTTTACAAATTTTTTGTGAGACACCAACTCTAATTGTCGGCCCATCAAGAAAGATATAGAGTAAGTTTGGTGGGTAATAAGGATATTGTGAGTAGGtataagatattgtaagtactgCACGCTTAATCGgtaggcatttaagatattgtaaggtaggcatttaagatattgtaaatAGGCTTTATAATTacagtaagtaggcatttaagaatcatgtaaataggcattaaagatactgTATAGGCATTTAAAGATAATATGAGTAGGCATtcaggatattgtaagtaggcattaagaatacggtaagtagacattaacgatgatgtaagtaggcattaagaataatgtaagcaggcattaaaaatacagtaaatagacattaagctttaatgggctGGGGCCTGAGACatgtctttcaaagagacaatCTCTCAAGAGATCGGCTGttaattgttttataactaAGATGTCACAAGCtcactacaacataatatacttttagtgaaatatatttagtgacattaaatttaaatgtcacttTTTAATTTCTAATGGTGCAAATAGTGACTTAAGTGACATTTGTTGAACCCCTtagcaatataataaaaaaatcatactaaaacttTTCGTCACAATGGATCGAGTggcatttctcataaatgtcattaTAGGCTATATTGACAATTAAATATGTCTCTAAaggcaaaataaaattttactaaatcactttacaatagaactttaaataaaaactaCTCAATGTGTTCCTTAATGGAGTTTACACCAGGAATATTCAcgggaaataaaaaaaatagaaactttAGAATAGtggatataatattttattgaataataaattagatggaggaaaagtggggatcaaaaacgttaaaaaaaattaaaagaaaattaatggaaaaaatatggagaaCACAACTAGTATTAAAAGTTAGTGAGGACCTTTaggaatataaaaaagttaatggaaaatatATGAGGAcctttaagaatataaaaatttcaaaatgaagttagttgaaaatatttggggacataaacattattaaaatattaaaatgaatatgaacaagattatttttgtccaaaatttgtgatacaaATAGAAAGATGATACATGAGATAAACAAATGAAACATTTCAAAATGCAAATAAGAACTTTTTAACAATTATATGACACTcaaaatataaacattattaaaatattaaaagttaattttgttgtaaTAGTTGAAACTAGTATCCCTCATTTTTCTACCCAGTATTAAAGTTCAAAATCTAAAACTTTATGAGCTAGTCATTTGCGTAGAGAATTTCGGGGTATATTTATGTGGAAGGAATAGTAAAATTATAATGTGGACAATAAAATTTAGAGTGGTATTGAACAACTAATGCttttaagtaataataataacactagatacatatataagattacaatatatatactacTACTATATTGTAGTAGCTCACTCTTATTCTTACAATAactcactctaaaatattacTCTCACTTTTGCTTTACCATTCAAGAATGTTGTGGTGGGATGAGAAAAATGCAAGTGGTAAGCACCCTATTTATATTACTAGAAATGCTCCAATATTCAACAAAGATTGGCAAGTAATTAAAGCTTTTACACTTAACTTAATAGGGAGGATATGATAATTTTACCATCCTTGGGCCTTGCCTGGATTGGGTGGACTATAGGGTAAAAAGTAGCCCAATAAAAAGTAAGCCCTCTCATAATACTGTGgaatagaaaatttgaatagaataagattatttaacttaatttcaaaaataaacttcgtaaaaatttaatatccaAAATAAGCATTCGTACATCCAAACTTAGTGTTGGagtaaatcgctgttactaacagcaaaagacaaaaaaaataaataaataaaagccataagtcgctgttactaacagcgacttagggagttgaccagtcaactcctcgctgttagtaacagcgactttaaggttaactgatCAACTctttaatctcgtaggttggaatgaggaaataactgagaactgaaaacttaaaacgcattaagtctctgttactaacagcgacttaaaaaaataaataaataattttttaaagtcgctgttagtaacagcgacttactccaAAACTAGATTtgaatgtacggacgcttattttaaaaattaagtttttacaaagcttatttttgaaattaaattgttaaaacatcttattttattcaaattttcgtaCGGAATATAGGAAATAATTGGGCCCATAAAATTTCCCCCCAATAATGGAGTAATAGAATTCTCCAATATTCCATTTCTGTACGGTGGAtctcaaacaaaaaaataaattgccaaaaaattCTATTAAAAAACTCACTCAAACCCCAAAATAGGAATTTAAAGTTAGAGTAGGAAATCAAATCTTTTTTTCCTCCATGCAAAAACTTTAAGGCTGAAATTGTAGGTCAAAATTCCATCAAGACAATTTGAGAAAGAGACAGGAATCTCCATGGACAATTTTGCAAATCATTGATGAAGTGTTCGAAATcgtttgattttgattgattttaatgattttgaacTGTGATCTTCAAGCAATTTAAGGAAATTTAGAACAGTTTAACATTCTTCTTTTGCAATGGTGGTCGTCTTTTGGTGATAGGCTAGTGGAGGCGACAATTTCTGGTAGAGTATGGGGTGGACTCAGTTAGTTTCTTTCTCTCTTGCTCTAAGATTTGGAAAAATCTAACATTTTCCTTGTAAGAATGCCAAACCATATCAGTTTTTATCCACCAATTGTTTCCTCCATTAAAATGTTCTCCTTAACTTTTTCACCCATTAAAATTTACCCCAAATTCATTCCTTGAATTCCATGCGAGGCCTTGGTTGTGAaatttttgactaatttttACGTTGATAAAAGAGATAGTGGTTGATCTGTTGACCCAAGATTGCCATCACTTTATCCTTGTTAGTTTTAATGATTATTCCATTTAATTATTACATGTTTGTTAATGTACATATTCGAAAGCAAACATTTTAAATTgtctttaattaaaaattataaaatgtttagtcaaaatgaatcaaataagaattTACTTGCCTATGCtttaacatatatattaaaaataaaatacaaattaaaagtaattattaataatatcaataaatcaaatgggacaataTTAGttaataggagggagtataatttgtACAATATACTCCTTTAAAAGTGGTAATAGCAATTTTTTTATCCCTTTAAAACTAAATAATGCTCCCCTATTTAGCTTATGTGTCtcaatttcttttatggtcaagtcaccttaattgttcaatttctatttttggtatgaatttttgacttttatgcccttagtagctttatcatattttcaattatatcttccattacccatattaattttcctcccttacattaaaaactcataataccactctcttttctaCCTTTAGGGTCCCATTTTAGagtctccttaaaatccgtgaaaagttaaatgggactcctaaggtgaataggagggagtatcatTTTACTAAATTTGAAGAAATATTTGGATGAAATGATGCTAATTCAAAGAGAAAAAGcgaaaaaaataactaattattCTCTCAATTCTTTAAAGTTCTCAATTGTCATTCTGAGGTGTTTCATTGTTGCTATAAagaatcttttaatttttatgacaaattttagacaaaaataatattgttgatcctcattttaatattttaatagtgcAACCTCTTCATATATTccactaatt
Coding sequences:
- the LOC130818646 gene encoding protein ASYMMETRIC LEAVES 2-like is translated as MSSSLNSPCAACKLQRRKCTQECIFAPYFPPDEPQKFATVHKVYGASNIAKLLSELNVGVREDAVISLAYEAEARLQDPVYGCVGHIQLLQQRLKQIQTHVIAAKKELATYVGPCMMMHHQYNMGPVMGIPTGIVTGPCPSQGGAVGPELFEAQLQFSEESLGDGGGGGGGGCGGGDGREREGEGGDGGGVFNQVGSTSPLTLGFNQIQADQQPLHESLGQLNLVLEQGYRICYLDTKCRMPLLLLLSISRFRVDPRQGQEGLVPEG